Proteins co-encoded in one Flavobacterium fluviale genomic window:
- a CDS encoding phytanoyl-CoA dioxygenase family protein: MVSSYKTFTLTNQLTNEQIAFFNEHGFIHFKKFINPETVSSIIDASKQVEQKWIENDLEKVNGVPIKYGKDLDGSPIVQRFAFINQHHQALSGLLLDPRFNGLLPLAGDGARLGTEEKDGMVFNHYINGPESKFTKMGWHTDGLRDIFYGGKLNPMLNVGIHLSTLKPENGGLKIIPGTHKQSIYQMLFRKKYFLDNKPDPQEVSINPEAGDLTIHDGRLWHRVAESSIRGEESRRRVIYIPIIAGKYAPKNENSPTVFYQRFAGIVK, translated from the coding sequence ATGGTATCTTCATATAAAACCTTTACACTTACTAATCAATTAACTAACGAGCAAATTGCTTTTTTTAATGAACATGGCTTCATCCATTTCAAAAAATTTATAAATCCTGAAACGGTTTCATCAATTATTGATGCCTCCAAACAAGTGGAGCAAAAATGGATTGAAAACGACCTTGAAAAAGTAAACGGTGTTCCTATTAAATATGGAAAAGATTTAGATGGTTCTCCAATTGTTCAGCGTTTTGCTTTTATCAATCAACATCATCAAGCCCTAAGCGGTCTTTTACTGGATCCAAGATTTAATGGTTTACTGCCATTGGCAGGAGATGGTGCAAGATTAGGAACTGAAGAAAAAGACGGAATGGTTTTCAATCATTATATCAACGGGCCAGAAAGTAAATTTACTAAAATGGGTTGGCATACAGATGGTTTGAGAGATATTTTCTATGGAGGAAAATTAAACCCCATGTTGAATGTGGGGATTCACTTAAGCACTTTAAAACCCGAAAACGGTGGTCTTAAAATCATTCCGGGGACTCACAAGCAAAGTATTTATCAAATGCTTTTTCGTAAAAAATACTTTTTAGATAACAAACCTGATCCACAGGAAGTTTCTATCAATCCAGAAGCTGGAGATTTAACGATTCATGATGGTCGTTTATGGCATAGAGTTGCAGAATCATCTATTCGTGGCGAAGAAAGCAGAAGAAGGGTTATTTACATTCCAATTATTGCAGGAAAATATGCTCCTAAAAATGAGAACAGCCCAACGGTTTTCTATCAACGTTTTGCGGGAATTGTTAAGTAG
- a CDS encoding SDR family NAD(P)-dependent oxidoreductase, giving the protein MSEKTKPYTLITGASKGIGKSIAYELAKQGYPLLLIARSEEELKALSDDLQTEYAISTAILAIDLSINDASQRVSDWIKVNNYPVGILINNAGYGVWGDFSRSSLTDQLGMMQLNMNVVVELSHLLIPILSQEKQAYILNISSTAAYQAVPTLAVYSAAKAFVLSFTRALRFELSQTSISVTCFSPGPVDTGFAARAGLTALNKMAEKFNMQPNEVAKMAVKAMFSKKSEVIPGLTNIISVYANRILPKAFIEKTAAGIYKI; this is encoded by the coding sequence ATGAGCGAAAAAACTAAACCGTATACCTTAATAACCGGAGCAAGTAAAGGAATAGGAAAATCTATCGCTTATGAATTGGCCAAACAAGGTTATCCACTGCTGCTTATTGCAAGAAGTGAGGAGGAATTAAAAGCATTATCTGATGATCTTCAAACTGAATACGCTATTAGTACAGCTATTTTAGCGATTGATCTTTCCATTAATGATGCATCACAAAGAGTAAGTGATTGGATAAAAGTGAATAATTATCCAGTCGGTATTTTGATTAATAATGCAGGTTATGGTGTGTGGGGCGATTTTAGTCGATCTTCTTTAACAGATCAGCTTGGCATGATGCAGCTTAACATGAATGTCGTTGTAGAACTTTCACATTTATTAATACCCATACTGTCACAAGAAAAACAAGCCTACATTCTAAATATATCTAGTACGGCTGCTTATCAGGCCGTACCAACGCTGGCTGTTTATTCGGCTGCAAAGGCTTTCGTTTTATCTTTTACACGTGCCTTGCGTTTCGAACTTTCACAAACTTCAATTTCAGTAACTTGTTTTAGTCCAGGTCCGGTTGATACTGGTTTTGCTGCAAGAGCTGGTTTAACCGCTCTAAATAAGATGGCTGAAAAGTTTAATATGCAGCCTAATGAAGTGGCAAAAATGGCAGTAAAAGCGATGTTCAGTAAAAAATCAGAAGTTATTCCGGGTCTTACAAATATCATTTCGGTTTATGCTAACCGTATACTGCCAAAGGCTTTTATAGAAAAAACGGCCGCGGGAATTTACAAAATTTAA
- the mnmE gene encoding tRNA uridine-5-carboxymethylaminomethyl(34) synthesis GTPase MnmE, with the protein MINQDSIVALATPSGAGAIAIIRISGAEAITIGNSVFKSIKNKDLTKQKTHTLHLGHIVDGNKTLDEVLVSVFKGPNSYTGEDTIEISCHGSTYIQQQIIQLLLRNGCRMADAGEFTLRAFLNGKLDLSQAEAVADLISSDNEASHQIAMQQMRGGFSNEIAKLREELLNFASLIELELDFAEEDVEFADRTQFHELLNRIEFVLKRLIDSFAVGNVIKNGIPVAIVGEPNVGKSTLLNALLNEERAIVSDIAGTTRDTIEDELVIGGIGFRFIDTAGIRDTKDIVESIGIKKTFEKIEQAQVVVFLFDGFRFQVSGLDYINEIEKVKNKYPLKPIIVVVNKVDLLSKEEEHNIDSKLETLNLKLLKISAKEKIGVEDLKNELLSFVNTGALRNNETIVTNTRHYDSLLKALDEIQKVKFGLESGLSSDLMALDIREALYQFGLITGQVSNDELLGNIFANFCIGK; encoded by the coding sequence ATGATAAATCAAGATTCTATAGTTGCTTTGGCTACACCTTCTGGAGCTGGGGCTATCGCCATAATTCGAATTTCGGGAGCTGAGGCTATTACGATAGGGAATTCAGTTTTTAAATCGATTAAAAACAAAGATTTAACCAAACAAAAAACACATACACTTCATTTAGGACATATTGTAGATGGAAACAAAACTCTTGATGAAGTTTTAGTTTCGGTATTTAAAGGTCCGAATTCCTATACGGGAGAAGATACAATTGAGATTTCCTGCCACGGCTCAACTTATATTCAACAGCAGATTATCCAGTTGTTACTTCGAAATGGCTGTAGAATGGCCGATGCAGGAGAATTTACGCTTCGTGCTTTTTTAAACGGAAAACTGGATTTGTCACAAGCAGAAGCTGTTGCCGATTTGATTTCGTCTGATAATGAAGCTTCTCACCAAATTGCTATGCAGCAAATGCGAGGCGGATTTAGTAATGAAATTGCAAAACTTCGTGAAGAACTTTTGAATTTTGCTTCTTTAATTGAATTAGAATTAGATTTTGCAGAAGAAGATGTGGAATTTGCTGACCGAACGCAGTTTCATGAATTACTAAACAGAATTGAATTTGTTTTAAAACGCCTAATTGATTCGTTTGCAGTTGGTAACGTAATTAAAAACGGAATTCCAGTTGCTATTGTCGGCGAACCAAATGTTGGAAAATCGACTTTATTGAATGCTTTATTGAATGAGGAAAGAGCAATTGTTTCGGACATTGCAGGAACAACTCGTGACACTATTGAGGATGAACTGGTAATTGGCGGTATTGGATTTAGATTTATTGATACTGCTGGAATACGCGACACAAAAGATATTGTAGAAAGCATCGGAATTAAAAAAACTTTCGAGAAAATAGAGCAGGCACAAGTTGTGGTATTTTTGTTTGACGGTTTCAGGTTTCAGGTTTCAGGTTTGGACTATATTAATGAAATTGAAAAAGTTAAAAACAAATATCCTTTAAAACCCATCATTGTTGTAGTTAATAAAGTTGATTTATTGTCTAAAGAAGAGGAGCATAACATTGATAGTAAACTTGAAACTTTAAACTTGAAACTCTTGAAGATTTCAGCTAAAGAAAAAATAGGGGTAGAGGATTTAAAGAATGAGTTATTGTCTTTTGTAAATACAGGCGCGCTTCGAAATAACGAAACAATTGTGACCAATACAAGACATTATGATTCATTGTTAAAGGCTTTAGATGAAATTCAAAAAGTAAAATTCGGATTAGAATCAGGTCTTTCAAGTGACCTTATGGCACTTGATATTCGCGAAGCTTTATATCAATTCGGACTGATTACAGGTCAAGTCTCAAATGATGAATTGCTAGGGAATATTTTTGCCAACTTTTGCATCGGGAAGTAG
- a CDS encoding universal stress protein, with amino-acid sequence MKKILFPTDFSDAATNAFVHALEFAKIVKAELILLHTFEIPVYDSQFFPENYASIYSSIELAKFEMFKDEIPKLRAIAAERKLDDIVIKHRLMDGDLIYNLKNAVEEDQIDFVIMGTNSVSDWTKFFTGSNTESVISGVEVPVLCVPVEAKFKKIKTIGFTTRYREKDKKELKKILKIAKKTDAKVKSLYVKTSDSDVNELVIKEWQREFAEENVEFLVLPSDEVKETILDFILYKDIDILTTITHKRSFFESIFDSSFTKKISKEVPIPVLVMHED; translated from the coding sequence ATGAAAAAGATACTATTCCCTACCGATTTCTCTGATGCAGCCACAAATGCATTTGTACATGCTTTAGAATTTGCTAAAATTGTAAAAGCCGAATTAATCTTGCTTCATACTTTTGAAATTCCAGTTTACGACAGCCAATTTTTTCCAGAGAATTACGCTTCTATATACAGTTCGATCGAGTTAGCCAAATTTGAAATGTTTAAAGATGAAATTCCAAAATTAAGAGCTATTGCCGCCGAGCGTAAATTAGATGATATAGTTATAAAACACCGTTTGATGGACGGCGATCTTATTTACAATCTTAAAAATGCTGTCGAAGAAGATCAAATTGATTTTGTCATTATGGGAACCAACAGTGTTTCTGACTGGACTAAATTCTTTACAGGATCTAATACCGAATCTGTGATTTCAGGAGTTGAAGTTCCTGTATTGTGTGTTCCTGTTGAGGCAAAATTCAAGAAAATAAAAACTATCGGTTTTACAACGCGTTACCGTGAAAAAGACAAAAAAGAACTTAAAAAAATCTTGAAAATAGCGAAGAAAACAGATGCTAAAGTGAAAAGTTTATATGTAAAAACTTCCGATTCTGATGTTAATGAATTAGTTATAAAAGAATGGCAAAGAGAATTTGCAGAAGAAAATGTTGAGTTTTTAGTACTGCCGAGTGATGAAGTTAAAGAAACAATTCTTGATTTTATTCTTTACAAAGACATTGATATCCTAACCACGATTACGCATAAAAGATCTTTCTTTGAAAGTATTTTTGATTCTAGTTTTACAAAAAAGATTTCTAAAGAAGTTCCGATTCCTGTATTAGTTATGCACGAAGATTAA
- a CDS encoding MutS-related protein: protein MKSYQDKVSTYSELYNKTNKKYNSISLLRLLSIFLLLFFMFYYIKTNEILYVIFAVLSFAGFIFLMRIHSRLSFQKLLAETLLKINQNEISFLKREKTPFENGVEFIDFHHPYAYDLDIFGEHSLFQSLNRTASYIGKKTLADLLLHNLSEAAILENQEAVNELKNKVDWRQEFQALAIISEDSKTSYEAIKHWTAFKNNALPKVLIALSIILPTLFFGVLAAYFITSKTILLSYLTYIFIANLIVLGRSIKRIQSEIAKADNIDKIIKQYSLLLEKIEKESFQSKKLIHLQEQLVFKNAKASVHLKQLSELFSRMDTISNFVTATLFNGTFLFNLHVLRALLKWKENYASEIDNWISIIGEIEALNSLANLAFNNSDFVFPEINSEYKIEFKNLSHPLLNPATRIGNDTNFHPLSFVILTGSNMSGKSTFLRSLGINMVLGGIGSVVCASEAKIHPLPVLVSMRLSDSLSDSESYFFAEIKRLKQIMDALENQPAFVLLDEILRGTNSDDKRNGTIEVVKKIISKKAVGAIATHDIEVCLTTNEYPEILTNQCFEVEIQNNELHFDYKLRNGICKNKSATFLMQKMGVI, encoded by the coding sequence ATGAAATCATATCAGGACAAAGTCAGCACTTATTCAGAACTATATAATAAAACCAACAAAAAATATAACAGCATAAGCCTTTTGAGGTTATTGAGTATTTTTCTTTTACTGTTTTTTATGTTTTACTACATCAAAACAAACGAAATACTTTATGTCATTTTTGCTGTTCTGTCTTTTGCTGGTTTTATCTTTTTAATGAGAATACACTCCCGTCTATCTTTTCAAAAACTTCTGGCAGAAACACTGCTTAAAATCAATCAAAACGAAATTTCTTTTTTAAAAAGAGAAAAAACACCTTTTGAAAATGGCGTTGAATTTATCGATTTTCATCATCCGTATGCGTATGATTTAGATATTTTTGGAGAACATTCTTTGTTTCAAAGTCTAAACAGAACGGCATCATATATCGGAAAAAAAACACTTGCTGATTTATTACTTCATAACCTTTCAGAAGCTGCAATTTTAGAAAACCAAGAAGCTGTTAACGAACTAAAAAACAAAGTAGACTGGAGACAAGAGTTTCAGGCTTTAGCCATTATTAGTGAAGATTCTAAAACATCTTATGAAGCTATAAAACATTGGACTGCTTTTAAAAATAATGCTTTACCTAAAGTTTTAATAGCACTTTCAATTATCCTTCCAACACTATTCTTTGGAGTTTTAGCAGCCTATTTTATCACTTCAAAAACTATTTTACTTTCTTATCTAACTTATATTTTTATTGCCAATTTAATTGTTTTGGGAAGATCAATAAAAAGAATCCAATCGGAAATAGCAAAGGCAGATAATATCGATAAAATCATAAAACAGTATAGTTTATTGCTGGAGAAAATCGAAAAAGAATCTTTTCAATCTAAAAAACTAATTCATTTGCAGGAACAGCTTGTTTTTAAAAATGCCAAAGCAAGTGTGCATTTGAAACAGCTTTCAGAATTGTTTTCGCGAATGGACACCATTAGTAATTTTGTTACTGCCACTTTATTTAACGGAACATTTTTATTTAACCTTCATGTTTTAAGAGCTCTTTTAAAATGGAAAGAAAATTATGCTTCTGAAATCGATAATTGGATTTCTATCATTGGTGAAATTGAAGCTTTAAACAGTCTTGCGAATTTAGCTTTCAACAATTCTGATTTTGTTTTCCCTGAAATTAATTCTGAATACAAAATTGAATTCAAAAATCTAAGTCATCCTCTATTAAATCCTGCAACGAGAATTGGAAACGACACTAATTTTCACCCGTTATCTTTCGTGATTTTGACTGGTTCTAATATGTCGGGAAAAAGTACCTTTTTAAGAAGCTTAGGAATTAATATGGTACTTGGCGGAATTGGCTCAGTTGTTTGTGCTTCAGAAGCTAAAATACATCCACTTCCAGTATTAGTTTCAATGCGATTATCTGATTCTTTGTCGGACAGCGAATCTTACTTTTTTGCTGAAATTAAACGTTTAAAACAGATCATGGATGCTCTTGAAAATCAGCCTGCTTTCGTTTTATTAGATGAGATTTTAAGAGGCACGAATTCGGATGACAAAAGAAACGGGACAATTGAAGTCGTAAAGAAGATAATTTCTAAAAAAGCCGTTGGCGCAATCGCTACACACGATATTGAAGTCTGCTTAACAACAAACGAATATCCCGAAATTTTAACCAATCAATGCTTCGAAGTTGAAATACAAAATAACGAACTGCATTTCGATTATAAACTTAGAAATGGTATCTGCAAAAATAAAAGCGCTACCTTTTTAATGCAGAAGATGGGGGTTATTTAA
- a CDS encoding Na+/H+ antiporter → MENITVIIMLLFGVAFLSLISKRYNFPIPIVLVLCGVIISVVPGLPVIALSPEVVFIIFLPPLLYHAAWHTSWSDFKQTIRPITLAAVGLVFFTTVLVAVVAHELIDDISWPLAFLLGAIVSPPDAVSATAITKGLGLHPRLIAILEGESLVNDASGLVAYKYALTAITAGNFVLWQAGLNFVLMSALGIAIGLAVGFIMNYIHKRFVCDDIIEVTLTLLTPFSSYLIAEHFHGSGVLAVVTTGLFLAARSGSIFSHESRIMTNTIWDVLSNILNGLIFILIGLQLRQIIDGISNYSGTSLFIWGAVISIVVILVRFLWVVPATLIPRMLSKKIRLKEEFDYRNMIIFGWSGMRGVVSMAAALALPLMLNKTEAFPLRNLIIYLVFCVILSTLVIQGLTLPWLIKKLKIERYSILAEEYDIRNKIVSETITHIEDNFSLLDDELLHNIKSKYEVKFNRLQKTELPANFFGNGKVLGGQIFNEFTKVQIDLVNVERNKLESMHKKGSVNEEIFRKIEKELDLEETRLWMEMYEEN, encoded by the coding sequence ATGGAAAATATCACAGTAATTATTATGTTACTCTTTGGCGTAGCCTTTCTTAGTTTAATAAGTAAAAGATATAATTTTCCAATTCCTATTGTATTGGTTCTTTGCGGAGTAATTATCAGTGTTGTGCCTGGACTTCCGGTTATTGCATTAAGTCCTGAAGTTGTGTTTATCATCTTCCTGCCGCCTCTTTTGTATCACGCCGCATGGCACACCAGCTGGTCAGATTTTAAACAAACCATCCGCCCGATAACATTAGCAGCTGTTGGTCTCGTTTTTTTTACTACGGTATTGGTTGCTGTTGTCGCACATGAGCTTATAGATGATATCTCTTGGCCGTTGGCTTTTTTACTTGGTGCAATTGTATCGCCTCCAGATGCGGTTTCTGCAACGGCTATCACGAAAGGTTTAGGCCTTCACCCGAGATTAATTGCAATTCTTGAAGGAGAAAGTTTAGTCAATGATGCCAGTGGTCTTGTGGCGTATAAATATGCTTTAACAGCTATTACAGCAGGAAATTTTGTTTTGTGGCAGGCAGGGCTGAATTTTGTTTTAATGTCGGCTTTGGGAATCGCAATTGGTCTTGCCGTTGGATTTATAATGAATTACATTCATAAAAGATTTGTTTGTGACGACATTATCGAAGTAACACTTACCTTATTGACACCGTTTTCATCCTACCTTATTGCTGAGCATTTTCATGGCTCGGGAGTTTTGGCGGTTGTAACCACAGGGCTTTTTTTGGCAGCAAGATCAGGCAGTATTTTTTCGCATGAGAGCCGAATTATGACCAACACGATATGGGATGTTTTAAGTAATATTCTTAACGGCCTGATTTTTATTTTAATCGGATTACAGTTAAGACAAATTATTGACGGAATCAGTAATTATTCGGGAACGTCTTTATTTATATGGGGTGCTGTAATTAGTATTGTCGTAATTTTAGTTCGGTTTTTGTGGGTTGTTCCAGCGACATTAATACCAAGAATGCTGAGTAAAAAAATCCGTTTAAAAGAAGAATTTGATTACCGAAATATGATCATTTTCGGCTGGTCTGGAATGCGCGGTGTAGTTTCTATGGCCGCAGCTTTGGCACTTCCATTAATGCTGAACAAAACAGAAGCATTCCCGCTTCGTAATTTGATTATTTACTTGGTTTTTTGTGTAATACTCTCCACTTTGGTTATTCAGGGACTTACACTTCCTTGGTTGATTAAAAAACTAAAAATCGAGCGTTATTCTATTTTGGCAGAAGAATATGATATTCGAAATAAAATAGTTTCTGAAACTATAACTCATATCGAAGATAATTTTTCTTTACTAGACGATGAATTACTCCACAACATTAAAAGTAAATACGAAGTAAAATTTAACCGCCTTCAAAAAACAGAACTTCCTGCTAATTTTTTCGGAAATGGAAAAGTACTGGGAGGACAAATTTTTAATGAGTTTACCAAAGTTCAAATTGACCTAGTAAACGTTGAGCGTAATAAACTCGAAAGCATGCACAAAAAAGGATCAGTAAACGAAGAGATTTTCCGCAAAATTGAAAAAGAACTTGATTTAGAAGAAACCCGCTTGTGGATGGAAATGTATGAGGAAAATTGA
- a CDS encoding ribonucleoside-diphosphate reductase subunit alpha — translation MNTIDTNPVNNFESQSGSKMWWKNSESEQILNRGYLLKGETVEGAIDRICTAAAKRLYKPELKESFVEMIERGWMSISSPVWANMGTERGLPISCFNVHVPDKIEGITHKLGEVIMQTKIGGGTSGYFGELRERGSAVTDNGKSSGAVSFMKLFDTAMDTISQGGVRRGAFAAYLDVDHPDIEEFLKIKSIGNPIQNLFTGICVPDYWMQEMIDGDADKRQIWAKVLESRQQKGLPYIFFSDNVNKNKPQVYKDQNLRINASNLCSEIMLPSTQDESFICCLSSMNLELYEEWKDTEAVKLAIFFLDAVLQEFIEKTEGNYYLSAANKFAKRHRALGLGVLGWHSYLQKNMIPFEGMEAKMKTTEIFKHISDKADKASQELARIYGEPELLKGYGRRNTTTMAIAPTTSSSAILGQTSPGIEPFSSNYYKAGLSKGNFMRKNKYLKKLLEEKGLDNEEVWRGIMLNGGSVQHMEQLTQQEKDVFKTFKEISQLEIVQQAGIRQKFVDQGQSLNLNIPAELAIKDVNRLMIEAWQQGVKSLYYQRSQSVSKELVTSLVSCSSCES, via the coding sequence ATGAATACGATAGACACAAACCCCGTAAATAATTTTGAATCACAGAGTGGCAGCAAAATGTGGTGGAAGAACTCTGAAAGTGAGCAAATTTTAAATCGAGGCTACCTTTTGAAAGGTGAAACGGTTGAAGGTGCGATTGATAGAATTTGTACCGCTGCCGCGAAAAGACTTTACAAACCAGAATTAAAAGAATCTTTTGTTGAAATGATCGAAAGAGGCTGGATGAGTATCAGTTCGCCAGTTTGGGCAAATATGGGAACAGAAAGAGGTTTGCCAATTTCTTGTTTTAATGTGCACGTTCCAGATAAAATTGAAGGAATCACGCATAAATTGGGCGAAGTAATTATGCAGACAAAAATTGGAGGCGGGACTTCTGGTTATTTTGGAGAATTACGCGAACGCGGAAGTGCCGTAACAGATAACGGAAAGAGTAGTGGAGCGGTAAGCTTTATGAAACTTTTTGATACAGCTATGGATACGATTTCGCAAGGCGGAGTGCGTCGTGGTGCATTTGCAGCTTATTTGGATGTGGATCATCCGGATATCGAAGAATTCCTGAAAATTAAGAGTATCGGAAACCCAATTCAGAATTTGTTTACAGGAATCTGTGTACCAGATTATTGGATGCAGGAAATGATTGATGGAGATGCCGATAAAAGACAAATTTGGGCAAAAGTATTAGAAAGCCGTCAGCAAAAAGGATTACCGTATATCTTCTTTAGTGACAACGTAAATAAAAACAAACCGCAAGTTTATAAAGACCAAAATTTAAGAATCAATGCCAGCAATTTGTGCAGTGAGATTATGCTTCCGTCAACTCAAGACGAATCATTTATCTGCTGTTTATCTTCAATGAACTTGGAACTTTATGAAGAATGGAAAGATACTGAGGCTGTAAAACTGGCAATATTTTTCTTAGATGCTGTTTTACAGGAATTCATCGAAAAAACTGAAGGAAACTATTATCTTTCTGCAGCTAATAAATTTGCTAAAAGACACCGTGCTTTAGGTTTAGGCGTTTTAGGATGGCATTCTTACCTTCAAAAAAACATGATTCCGTTTGAAGGAATGGAAGCAAAAATGAAAACAACCGAGATTTTCAAACATATTAGCGATAAAGCCGACAAAGCAAGTCAAGAATTGGCTAGAATTTACGGTGAACCAGAATTGTTAAAAGGTTACGGAAGACGTAATACAACCACAATGGCAATTGCACCAACTACTTCATCTTCTGCAATTTTAGGGCAAACTTCACCAGGAATTGAGCCTTTTAGCAGTAACTATTATAAAGCAGGATTAAGTAAAGGTAATTTCATGCGTAAAAATAAATATCTTAAAAAACTGTTGGAAGAAAAAGGTTTAGATAATGAAGAAGTTTGGAGAGGAATTATGCTAAACGGAGGAAGTGTTCAGCATATGGAACAATTGACTCAGCAGGAAAAAGATGTTTTTAAAACATTCAAAGAAATCAGCCAGTTAGAAATTGTGCAGCAAGCAGGAATTCGTCAGAAATTTGTGGATCAAGGACAAAGTTTGAATCTTAATATTCCAGCAGAATTGGCAATTAAAGATGTGAACCGTTTAATGATCGAAGCTTGGCAGCAAGGAGTTAAAAGTTTATACTACCAAAGAAGTCAGAGTGTTTCTAAAGAATTAGTAACAAGTCTTGTTTCGTGCAGCAGTTGTGAATCATAA
- a CDS encoding ribonucleotide-diphosphate reductase subunit beta has translation MSIFDKRINYKPFEYPEVLQFTEAINKAYWVHTEVDFTADTQDFHAHLNTAEKTAIKNSLLAIAQIEVAVKSFWGNIYEHFPKPEFNGLGTTFAECEFRHSEAYSRLLEVLGYNDEFEKLLDVPVVRRRVDYLSNVLKDTKSQDNRKYMVSLILFSILIENVSLFSQFAILLSFTRFKGYMKNVSNIIAWTSIDEQIHANGGIYIINKIREEFPEYFNPETLELIRETVKESITVEADILDWIFEDGAIETINKEDLVNFMKFRIDESLKQINIETIFNVSPDEYSKMTWFEEEVFANSLDDFFAKRPVEYTKHDKSITANDLF, from the coding sequence ATGTCAATTTTCGATAAAAGAATCAATTATAAACCTTTTGAATATCCTGAGGTTCTCCAATTTACTGAAGCAATTAATAAGGCCTACTGGGTACACACCGAAGTAGATTTTACTGCCGATACACAAGATTTTCACGCTCATTTAAATACTGCTGAAAAAACAGCAATTAAAAATAGTTTGCTGGCTATTGCGCAGATCGAGGTTGCAGTAAAAAGTTTTTGGGGAAATATATACGAGCATTTTCCAAAACCGGAATTCAACGGATTGGGAACTACTTTTGCAGAATGTGAGTTCAGGCATTCTGAAGCGTATTCTCGTTTGTTGGAAGTTTTAGGATATAATGATGAATTCGAAAAACTTTTAGATGTTCCTGTAGTTCGCAGACGTGTAGATTATCTTTCAAATGTATTGAAGGATACCAAATCGCAGGACAATCGAAAATACATGGTTTCGCTGATTTTATTCAGTATTTTGATCGAAAATGTTTCTTTGTTCAGTCAGTTTGCGATTTTATTGTCTTTCACAAGATTCAAAGGATATATGAAAAATGTGAGTAACATTATTGCGTGGACTTCTATCGACGAACAAATTCATGCGAACGGCGGAATTTACATCATTAATAAAATCCGTGAAGAGTTTCCAGAATATTTTAATCCTGAAACTTTAGAATTGATCAGAGAAACAGTTAAAGAATCTATTACTGTTGAAGCCGATATTTTAGATTGGATTTTTGAAGACGGAGCAATCGAAACTATTAATAAAGAAGACTTAGTAAACTTCATGAAATTTAGAATTGATGAAAGTTTAAAACAAATCAATATCGAAACGATCTTTAATGTTTCTCCAGACGAATATTCAAAAATGACTTGGTTTGAAGAAGAAGTTTTTGCAAACAGTTTAGACGATTTCTTTGCCAAACGCCCAGTTGAATATACCAAACACGATAAAAGCATTACCGCAAACGATCTTTTCTAA